From a single Bryobacter aggregatus MPL3 genomic region:
- the rpmJ gene encoding 50S ribosomal protein L36, whose amino-acid sequence MKVRPSVKKICDKCKIVHREGVVRVICANPKHKQRQG is encoded by the coding sequence ATGAAAGTTCGTCCGTCGGTCAAGAAAATTTGCGACAAGTGCAAGATCGTCCACCGCGAAGGCGTAGTGCGTGTGATCTGTGCCAACCCGAAGCATAAGCAGCGTCAGGGTTAG